The following proteins come from a genomic window of Legionella cherrii:
- the dapB gene encoding 4-hydroxy-tetrahydrodipicolinate reductase → MLTRVIVNGANGKMGSLACETLENHKEFELVAQLGKQDNLAQAIKETKAQIVVDLTRADCVYQNSLTIINHGAHPIIGTSGLLPDQIKELTALCESHRLGGIIVPNFSISAVLMMLFAAKAAEYFPEVEIIEAHHQQKLDAPSGTALKTAEMIAAARKHPKNKLNLKELIPGARGGSHCDVSIHSLRLPGVIARQQVIFGSVGETLTITDDCIDRRCFMPGIILSCQKVSGLSTLIYGLEHLL, encoded by the coding sequence ATGTTAACGCGTGTTATTGTGAATGGAGCCAATGGTAAAATGGGCTCTTTAGCTTGTGAAACTTTAGAGAATCACAAGGAATTTGAATTAGTTGCACAACTTGGCAAACAAGATAATTTAGCGCAAGCAATTAAAGAGACTAAAGCACAAATTGTGGTTGATCTCACTCGTGCAGATTGTGTGTATCAAAATAGCCTTACTATTATAAACCATGGCGCACATCCAATTATTGGAACCTCAGGACTTCTTCCAGATCAAATTAAAGAATTAACTGCATTATGTGAAAGTCATCGTCTGGGTGGAATTATTGTACCTAATTTTTCTATAAGTGCTGTCTTGATGATGCTTTTTGCGGCCAAGGCCGCTGAGTACTTCCCCGAGGTGGAAATTATTGAGGCGCATCATCAACAAAAACTTGATGCCCCATCGGGAACTGCATTAAAAACTGCTGAAATGATTGCTGCAGCAAGAAAACATCCCAAAAATAAATTAAATCTCAAGGAATTGATCCCTGGTGCTCGTGGTGGAAGCCATTGTGACGTCAGTATCCATTCTTTACGTCTTCCTGGTGTTATTGCCCGTCAACAAGTGATTTTTGGTAGTGTAGGTGAAACATTAACCATTACTGATGACTGTATTGATCGCCGTTGTTTTATGCCCGGGATTATTTTGTCCTGCCAAAAGGTCTCAGGATTATCTACATTAATTTACGGACTGGAGCATTTACTTTAA
- a CDS encoding CoA-acylating methylmalonate-semialdehyde dehydrogenase gives MGYIVQHYIGGQFINETNATSHSIYNPALGEVIGQVHFASTALCDKTVATAKEAGIEWAQTPPIKRARILFKFRELLEKNQLDLARIITREHGKTLDDAKGSVARAIEVVELHCGIANHLQGDFSADVTNGIDCHTLRQPLGVCAGVSPFNFPVMVPVWMMIPAIACGNTFILKPSEQDPSASVRLLELLSEAGLPAGVANCLHGDKTTVDHLLAHPDIAAFTAVASTPVAQHIYTAATSHGKRAHTFGGAKNHCVVMPDADLDQAAGAIVGAAYGSAGERCMAISVVVTVGEQTADALIEKMTPQIKATRINAGDAPNTDMGPLISGPHREKVLAAVDKGISEGAKLIIDGRAFKHPEHPQGFFMGPCLFDHVNENMSIYQNEIFGPVLVIVRVNHFEEALALVNRNQYGNGTAIFTRDGFSAREYSQRVQVGMVGINIPIPVPVANHPFGGWKHSSFGDSNMHGQESIHFYTRRKTVTSKWPVTEINESAFIMPTHD, from the coding sequence ATGGGCTACATTGTACAACATTATATTGGTGGTCAATTTATTAACGAAACGAACGCCACAAGTCACTCTATCTACAATCCTGCTTTGGGAGAAGTGATTGGTCAAGTTCATTTCGCGTCTACAGCACTTTGTGATAAAACAGTTGCTACCGCCAAAGAAGCAGGAATCGAATGGGCCCAGACTCCCCCCATCAAAAGAGCGCGCATCCTCTTTAAGTTCAGAGAATTATTAGAAAAAAATCAATTGGACCTGGCACGTATCATTACCCGTGAGCATGGAAAAACTTTAGATGACGCCAAAGGTTCCGTAGCACGTGCTATCGAAGTAGTCGAATTGCATTGTGGCATAGCCAATCATCTGCAAGGCGATTTTTCAGCCGATGTGACTAATGGGATTGATTGTCACACATTGAGACAACCATTAGGTGTTTGTGCCGGTGTTTCCCCTTTTAATTTTCCTGTCATGGTTCCTGTATGGATGATGATCCCTGCTATCGCTTGTGGCAATACATTCATATTGAAACCCTCTGAACAAGACCCTTCTGCCTCGGTCCGCTTGCTTGAATTATTAAGTGAAGCAGGGTTACCAGCCGGAGTAGCCAATTGTTTACATGGTGATAAAACAACAGTAGACCATTTGCTGGCTCACCCCGACATTGCGGCGTTTACTGCCGTGGCCTCTACACCTGTTGCCCAACATATTTATACTGCAGCCACATCGCATGGAAAACGCGCCCATACGTTTGGTGGTGCTAAAAACCATTGCGTCGTCATGCCTGATGCAGACCTCGATCAAGCGGCTGGCGCGATTGTAGGCGCAGCTTATGGTTCAGCAGGTGAACGTTGCATGGCCATATCCGTCGTGGTTACAGTAGGCGAACAGACAGCGGATGCGTTAATTGAAAAAATGACGCCACAAATCAAAGCGACTCGCATCAACGCCGGGGATGCTCCTAACACCGATATGGGACCATTAATTAGCGGCCCACACCGCGAAAAAGTACTGGCCGCCGTAGATAAAGGAATAAGCGAGGGAGCCAAGCTCATTATTGATGGCAGAGCATTTAAGCATCCTGAACACCCACAAGGGTTCTTCATGGGTCCCTGTCTCTTCGATCATGTGAATGAAAACATGTCCATTTATCAAAATGAGATTTTTGGCCCCGTTTTGGTCATTGTGCGCGTCAATCATTTTGAGGAGGCTCTCGCCCTGGTGAATAGAAACCAATACGGTAATGGCACTGCAATCTTCACACGGGATGGATTTAGCGCTCGCGAATACAGCCAACGTGTCCAGGTTGGGATGGTTGGGATTAACATTCCTATCCCTGTTCCTGTTGCCAATCATCCTTTTGGTGGTTGGAAACATTCTTCTTTTGGAGACAGCAATATGCACGGACAGGAAAGCATCCATTTCTATACCCGACGCAAAACCGTCACCAGTAAATGGCCTGTTACTGAAATCAATGAAAGTGCTTTTATTATGCCAACGCATGATTAA
- the mmsB gene encoding 3-hydroxyisobutyrate dehydrogenase: protein MAKIGFVGLGHMGLPMAINLVKAGHQVTGYDLQQSALHQFSQAGGLVAQNTLEVAREQDILITMLQNGQQVLNVCHGNNGLFHAAKKGALFIDCSTIDVNSSRELHLLAKQHQLQVVDAPVSGGVAGAGAATLTFMVGGEEHAFHAAQPILAAMGQKIIHTGTAGSGQAAKICNNMILGVSMIAISEAFTLAEHLQLSPQKLFEVVTNASGQCWAMSKYAPVPGVLENVPANNEYKPGFAAAMMLKDLLLSQDSARSVNVRTPLGAKAATIYQHFIDQGLGDSDFSAIIKLISQGEEV from the coding sequence ATGGCAAAAATAGGATTTGTGGGACTTGGTCATATGGGCTTACCTATGGCCATCAATCTGGTTAAAGCAGGACATCAAGTGACCGGTTATGATTTGCAACAAAGCGCCTTGCATCAATTTTCCCAGGCAGGTGGCCTAGTTGCGCAAAACACCCTTGAAGTCGCTAGAGAACAAGATATATTAATTACGATGCTGCAAAACGGCCAGCAAGTATTAAATGTTTGTCATGGCAATAATGGATTGTTCCATGCAGCAAAAAAAGGAGCTTTGTTTATTGATTGCTCCACCATTGATGTCAACAGTTCGCGTGAACTGCATCTCTTAGCCAAACAACACCAACTTCAAGTCGTTGATGCCCCTGTATCTGGCGGAGTAGCCGGGGCCGGAGCAGCCACATTAACCTTCATGGTGGGCGGTGAAGAACATGCATTCCATGCCGCTCAGCCTATTTTGGCAGCCATGGGACAGAAAATCATCCATACCGGTACTGCAGGCAGCGGACAAGCAGCGAAAATATGTAATAACATGATCCTTGGGGTCTCGATGATTGCGATTTCAGAGGCATTTACGCTCGCAGAACACTTGCAATTATCACCGCAAAAACTTTTTGAAGTAGTCACCAATGCTTCAGGACAATGCTGGGCAATGAGCAAATATGCACCAGTTCCGGGAGTTTTAGAAAATGTACCTGCCAATAATGAGTACAAACCCGGATTTGCAGCAGCAATGATGCTTAAAGATTTATTGCTCAGTCAGGATTCAGCGCGATCAGTCAATGTGCGTACTCCTTTGGGTGCAAAAGCAGCCACCATTTATCAACATTTTATCGACCAAGGTCTGGGTGATTCTGATTTTTCTGCAATTATTAAACTGATTTCTCAAGGTGAAGAGGTATAA
- the pyk gene encoding pyruvate kinase: MLRQTKIVATLGPSSSDPITLRAMLTAGVDVVRINFSHADSSAMQLIALVRGIAEELNCPVAVMADLQGPKIRIGRFQNKSIALIEGQAFTLDCDAPELLGTHDEVSVAYPSLARELAPGDHLLLNDGLIELEVKTITGSKIHCIVIEGGTLSDLKGLNRKGGGLAARTMTDKDKRDLHTAIEAEVDYISLSFVKDAEDIRHTRALITEFGKKIPIIAKIERTEALEFLTEIIQEADAIMVARGDLGVEVGAAEVPAIQKHIIGEARRLDKVVITATQMMESMISHPQPTRAEVSDVANAILDGTDAVMLSAETASGQFPVKVLTMVNKICLSAEKHANFYYHSSEETCHYQRADQAIAMATMHAANHFPIQAIITLTESGDTALWISRQQSAVPIIAVSANKRTIGRLCLVHNVFPVFMDYHQFASETLNQQVLAELIKSGHLEKEGFVLLTRGRVIGSAGGTNSMEIIRV, from the coding sequence ATGTTAAGACAAACTAAAATTGTTGCCACATTAGGACCATCGAGTAGCGATCCAATCACACTCCGTGCCATGTTAACCGCTGGTGTTGACGTGGTACGAATTAACTTCTCCCATGCCGATTCCTCTGCAATGCAGCTTATTGCCCTGGTTCGAGGAATTGCGGAAGAGTTAAATTGCCCCGTGGCAGTCATGGCCGATTTGCAAGGGCCAAAAATTCGCATTGGCCGTTTCCAAAATAAATCGATCGCTTTGATTGAAGGTCAAGCCTTCACTTTGGATTGCGATGCCCCAGAACTTTTAGGGACTCATGATGAAGTATCCGTAGCTTACCCCAGTCTAGCTCGGGAACTGGCCCCAGGAGATCATTTATTGCTTAATGATGGCTTGATTGAATTAGAAGTCAAAACCATTACAGGCTCTAAAATTCACTGTATCGTCATTGAAGGGGGTACTCTGAGTGATCTTAAAGGACTAAACAGAAAAGGGGGTGGCCTGGCAGCCAGAACCATGACGGATAAAGACAAACGTGATTTACATACAGCCATTGAAGCGGAGGTAGATTACATCAGTTTGTCCTTTGTAAAAGATGCCGAAGACATTCGCCATACCCGTGCCCTCATCACTGAATTTGGTAAAAAAATACCGATTATCGCAAAAATCGAACGGACAGAGGCGCTGGAATTCCTAACTGAAATTATTCAGGAAGCCGATGCAATCATGGTTGCACGAGGTGATCTAGGCGTTGAAGTAGGTGCTGCAGAAGTCCCTGCAATTCAAAAACATATTATTGGTGAAGCCCGTCGATTGGATAAAGTGGTCATCACCGCAACCCAAATGATGGAATCGATGATTAGCCATCCTCAACCCACTCGGGCGGAAGTATCTGATGTTGCCAATGCCATATTGGATGGAACTGATGCGGTGATGTTGTCTGCAGAAACTGCCAGTGGTCAATTCCCCGTGAAAGTTCTCACCATGGTCAATAAGATCTGCCTCAGTGCTGAAAAGCATGCAAATTTTTACTATCATAGTAGCGAGGAAACCTGTCATTACCAACGTGCCGATCAAGCAATTGCGATGGCAACAATGCATGCGGCGAATCATTTCCCTATCCAAGCCATTATTACTTTGACTGAATCAGGTGATACCGCATTATGGATATCAAGACAACAAAGCGCCGTTCCTATTATTGCCGTATCTGCGAATAAGAGAACTATAGGCCGCTTATGCCTTGTTCATAATGTGTTTCCAGTGTTTATGGATTACCATCAATTCGCTTCTGAAACCTTAAATCAACAAGTACTTGCAGAGTTAATCAAGTCAGGTCATCTGGAGAAAGAAGGCTTTGTATTATTAACACGTGGTCGGGTAATTGGTTCAGCAGGCGGTACAAACAGTATGGAGATTATTCGGGTTTAG
- the acs gene encoding acetate--CoA ligase, which translates to MHAHLHDPKLTPTEDSLCEFWSEVAQQTVDWLQPWDTVLTGGFKDGDVTWFKGGKLNVSMNCLDRHLPHKANQPAIIWEGDDPSQHKILSFAELHAEVCRMSNVLKQLQVKKGDKVAIYLPMIPEAAIAMLACTRIGAVHTVIFAGFSAHALRQRVLASECTCLITANHFNRGGKLVSLKEQVDEACNDLPLQRLLIKTSDDVVPFDNNKDHWWHELKTKVSAQCDPEPMDAEDPLFILYTSGSTGQPKGVVHTTGGYLVQTAYTHQLIFNCQEDEVFWCTADIGWVTGHSYVVYGPLCNGITTLIYEGIPTWPDSSRNWQIVDKHQVNVFYTAPTAIRALMRAGDEWLNSSSRRSLRLLGSVGEPINPEAWQWYYQKVGQNRCPIVDTWWQTETGAVMISPRADDATHKPGSARQPIPGIIPVLLNEHGHEIIGAGEGFLAIKYPWPSMARTIAGDHQRFCMTYLHHGYYITGDGAKRDEDGDYWITGRVDDVINVSGHRLGTAEIESALVSHPAVAEAAVVGIPHELKGQGIYAYVILKQDYVADDRLQAELIQQVNKEISPIAKPDVIHVVSDLPKTRSGKIMRRILRKIAGKEIESLDELGDISTLANPKIVEKLWKESNQH; encoded by the coding sequence ATGCATGCTCATTTGCACGATCCAAAATTAACGCCAACTGAGGACTCCCTATGCGAGTTTTGGTCCGAAGTGGCGCAACAAACTGTAGATTGGCTCCAACCTTGGGATACAGTCCTCACCGGCGGGTTCAAAGATGGGGATGTAACCTGGTTCAAAGGTGGAAAATTGAATGTCAGCATGAATTGTCTCGATCGCCATTTACCCCATAAAGCAAACCAGCCAGCGATTATTTGGGAAGGCGATGATCCCAGCCAACATAAAATCCTGAGTTTTGCTGAATTACATGCTGAAGTATGTCGCATGAGTAATGTGCTCAAACAGCTACAAGTAAAAAAGGGTGACAAAGTTGCGATTTACTTACCGATGATTCCTGAAGCAGCAATTGCCATGCTTGCTTGTACACGTATTGGCGCTGTGCATACCGTCATATTTGCCGGTTTTTCTGCCCACGCGTTAAGACAACGCGTCCTTGCTTCTGAATGCACGTGTTTGATCACGGCAAATCATTTTAATCGTGGTGGTAAATTAGTGAGTCTCAAGGAGCAGGTTGATGAAGCATGTAATGATCTGCCTTTGCAAAGACTCCTAATCAAAACGAGTGATGATGTCGTTCCTTTTGATAATAATAAAGATCATTGGTGGCATGAGCTCAAAACAAAAGTAAGCGCGCAGTGTGATCCAGAACCTATGGATGCAGAAGATCCTCTATTCATCTTATATACCTCTGGAAGTACCGGCCAACCGAAAGGAGTAGTGCATACAACAGGAGGTTATTTAGTACAAACCGCTTACACCCATCAATTAATCTTTAATTGTCAAGAAGATGAAGTGTTTTGGTGCACTGCTGATATAGGCTGGGTTACAGGGCATAGTTATGTGGTATATGGCCCGCTTTGTAATGGGATTACCACCCTAATTTATGAGGGAATTCCTACTTGGCCCGATTCTTCCAGGAACTGGCAAATCGTGGATAAGCATCAAGTCAACGTATTTTATACGGCACCCACCGCCATACGTGCTTTAATGCGTGCTGGCGATGAATGGTTAAATTCGAGCTCCCGACGCTCCTTACGATTACTTGGATCCGTTGGCGAGCCGATTAATCCGGAAGCATGGCAGTGGTATTATCAAAAAGTAGGCCAAAACAGATGCCCTATAGTAGATACCTGGTGGCAAACCGAAACTGGCGCCGTGATGATTAGCCCCAGAGCGGATGATGCGACCCATAAACCTGGCTCAGCACGCCAACCCATCCCAGGCATCATTCCTGTATTACTCAATGAACATGGTCACGAAATCATCGGCGCCGGCGAAGGATTTTTAGCAATAAAATACCCCTGGCCTTCTATGGCAAGAACCATTGCCGGTGATCACCAACGTTTTTGCATGACCTATCTACATCATGGTTATTACATTACGGGAGATGGTGCAAAACGCGATGAAGATGGTGATTATTGGATTACGGGACGCGTGGATGATGTGATTAATGTTTCAGGACATCGCTTAGGCACTGCAGAAATCGAAAGTGCACTGGTGAGTCATCCCGCTGTTGCTGAAGCAGCTGTAGTCGGAATTCCCCATGAGCTTAAAGGCCAAGGCATTTACGCCTATGTTATTTTAAAACAAGATTATGTGGCTGATGACCGATTACAGGCGGAATTAATCCAGCAGGTCAATAAAGAAATAAGCCCTATAGCCAAGCCTGATGTCATTCATGTGGTGAGTGATTTACCCAAAACCCGCTCAGGCAAAATCATGCGTCGTATCTTACGAAAGATTGCAGGAAAGGAAATAGAGAGTCTTGATGAATTGGGAGATATATCCACTTTGGCAAACCCAAAAATCGTAGAGAAATTGTGGAAGGAGTCAAATCAACATTAA
- a CDS encoding ProQ/FinO family protein, translating to MRKQELHPRTAVINKTQKNKSKKARTDALLWLAAHFPEAFDNSLRIRPLKIGIMDDILLHADNAAEQGISKSKLREAVVLFTRRLDYLACLKLREMRIDLHGNVVGEVSEEEAEHAAVKIKKRVEKSVRNARKVLTEKIPNPVHSTQPNTSFQAKIGQPSLPAEDHFPTYPVRSSTYNTLNAPAQPARATAVMVKNKTTRQYDPDVVARLKEKLGLSRSLEEKKEVIE from the coding sequence ATGAGAAAACAGGAGCTGCACCCACGCACCGCTGTTATAAATAAAACTCAAAAAAATAAGTCTAAAAAAGCACGAACAGATGCATTGTTATGGCTCGCTGCACATTTTCCTGAAGCATTCGATAATTCATTACGAATTCGTCCATTAAAAATAGGGATTATGGATGATATCTTGCTGCATGCAGATAATGCTGCAGAGCAAGGCATTTCCAAAAGTAAATTAAGAGAGGCCGTGGTTTTATTCACCCGCCGTCTTGATTATTTGGCATGCCTCAAGTTGCGGGAAATGCGCATTGATTTGCACGGTAATGTCGTTGGTGAAGTCAGTGAAGAAGAGGCCGAGCACGCTGCAGTTAAGATTAAGAAGCGTGTTGAAAAAAGCGTAAGAAATGCACGTAAAGTTCTGACGGAAAAAATACCAAATCCAGTCCATTCAACGCAGCCAAATACAAGTTTCCAAGCGAAAATAGGCCAACCATCGTTACCTGCGGAAGACCACTTTCCTACTTATCCAGTGCGCTCCTCAACCTACAATACTCTAAATGCACCAGCACAACCTGCTCGAGCTACGGCAGTAATGGTAAAAAATAAAACCACAAGACAATATGATCCCGATGTTGTCGCGCGTTTGAAAGAGAAATTAGGGCTCTCGAGAAGCCTTGAAGAGAAAAAGGAAGTCATAGAATAA
- a CDS encoding phosphoglycerate kinase, with amino-acid sequence MNLIQMRDIDLSGKRVLIREDLNVPIKEGIITSDQRLQAALPTLQAALDAGAAVIVLSHLGRPEEGKFERRFSMAPIAEYLQDHLDYPVRFVSDYLNGVEAKPGELVVCENVRFNVGEKNNEEQLARKLANLCDVFVMDAFGTAHRAQASTYGVAQYAPIAVAGPLLVRELDALNKALAAPKKPIVAIVGGAKVSTKLSLLRQLVTLVDYLIPGGGIANTFLKAQGFEIGVSLYEQNLLDEAREILQLAKEKGCHIPLPTDVVVGKSFSEHCPAYNKSLQNVATDDMILDIGPMTVSEYVDIINQAKTIIWNGPVGVFEFAQFAYGTRALAIAIAESDAFSIAGGGDTLAAIDLYDLNQQISYVSTGGGAFLECLEGKTLPAVAILQERAQDVKTN; translated from the coding sequence ATGAATCTGATACAAATGCGCGATATAGACCTGTCAGGAAAACGGGTACTAATTCGTGAAGATCTGAATGTTCCAATCAAAGAGGGGATTATTACCAGTGACCAACGATTACAGGCAGCGCTTCCTACGCTTCAAGCTGCTTTAGATGCTGGTGCTGCAGTTATCGTCTTATCTCATTTGGGACGTCCTGAAGAAGGAAAATTCGAACGACGTTTTTCGATGGCGCCCATTGCAGAATATTTGCAGGACCATTTGGATTATCCTGTTCGTTTTGTAAGTGATTACCTCAATGGAGTGGAAGCCAAACCAGGTGAATTAGTCGTTTGCGAAAACGTACGCTTTAATGTTGGCGAAAAAAACAATGAAGAACAGCTGGCAAGGAAACTTGCCAATCTATGTGATGTTTTTGTCATGGATGCCTTTGGAACAGCGCATCGAGCGCAAGCCTCGACTTACGGTGTCGCTCAATATGCACCAATTGCAGTGGCAGGCCCCTTATTAGTGAGGGAACTCGATGCTTTGAACAAGGCACTTGCCGCCCCCAAAAAACCCATAGTGGCAATTGTCGGTGGCGCGAAAGTTTCCACGAAGCTCAGTTTGTTACGCCAATTAGTCACCCTTGTTGATTATTTAATCCCTGGCGGTGGAATTGCCAATACATTCCTTAAAGCCCAAGGATTTGAAATTGGTGTTTCTCTCTATGAACAGAATTTATTGGATGAAGCACGTGAAATTCTCCAGCTTGCTAAAGAGAAAGGGTGTCATATCCCCTTGCCCACTGATGTGGTAGTCGGCAAATCCTTTAGTGAACATTGCCCAGCCTATAATAAATCACTGCAAAATGTCGCTACAGACGACATGATTCTCGATATTGGTCCGATGACCGTGAGTGAGTACGTTGATATTATTAATCAGGCTAAAACCATCATTTGGAATGGTCCTGTTGGAGTTTTTGAATTTGCACAGTTTGCTTATGGAACCCGGGCCTTAGCTATTGCTATTGCTGAAAGCGATGCCTTTTCAATTGCCGGTGGTGGCGATACGCTTGCAGCAATCGATCTCTATGATTTGAACCAGCAAATTTCTTATGTTTCCACAGGGGGTGGGGCGTTTCTTGAGTGTTTGGAAGGAAAGACCTTGCCCGCTGTTGCCATTTTGCAGGAGCGTGCACAAGATGTTAAGACAAACTAA
- the gap gene encoding type I glyceraldehyde-3-phosphate dehydrogenase, which produces MTIRVAINGYGRIGRCILRAIFESKKQNEFEIVAINDLSAIDTTAHLTRYDTTHGRFASDVSVEGDMLVIDGHAIKIIAERNPLNLPWKELNIDLVLECTGFFTEREKAMQHITAGAKKVLISAPGKNVDATIVYGVNHHTLKASDLIVSNASCTTNCLAPVVKPLNDALGIEAGLLNTVHAYTNDQMLLDGSHEDLRRARAAAHSIIPTKTGAAAAVGLVLPELAGKLDGFAMRVPVLNVSVIDLTFTAKRETTAKEVNDIVRQAKSRILQINDDPLVSCDFNHNPASAIFDTTQTKVFGKLVKIVAWYDNEWGFSNRMLDTAQQMMSC; this is translated from the coding sequence ATGACAATACGTGTCGCGATTAACGGCTACGGTCGCATTGGCCGTTGTATCTTAAGAGCAATTTTTGAATCAAAAAAACAAAATGAATTTGAAATTGTTGCAATCAATGATTTATCTGCGATTGATACTACAGCACATCTGACCCGTTATGATACAACACATGGTCGTTTCGCATCCGATGTAAGTGTTGAAGGCGACATGCTGGTAATCGATGGTCATGCGATTAAAATCATTGCCGAACGCAATCCGCTGAATTTGCCGTGGAAAGAGTTAAACATTGATTTAGTTTTAGAGTGCACTGGCTTTTTTACCGAGCGCGAAAAAGCAATGCAGCATATTACAGCTGGTGCGAAAAAAGTATTGATTTCTGCCCCAGGAAAAAATGTGGATGCGACCATAGTTTATGGAGTAAACCACCATACACTCAAAGCCTCTGATCTCATCGTTTCTAATGCTTCATGCACCACAAACTGTTTAGCTCCAGTGGTGAAACCATTAAATGATGCTTTAGGCATTGAAGCAGGTTTATTAAATACCGTGCATGCCTACACCAATGATCAAATGCTTTTAGACGGAAGCCATGAAGATCTTCGTCGCGCTCGTGCAGCAGCCCACTCCATTATTCCAACCAAAACAGGTGCCGCCGCAGCAGTAGGATTGGTATTGCCTGAATTAGCAGGAAAACTGGATGGTTTTGCGATGCGTGTACCAGTTCTTAACGTATCTGTTATTGATTTAACTTTTACAGCAAAACGTGAAACCACTGCAAAAGAAGTCAACGATATTGTACGCCAAGCAAAAAGCCGCATCTTACAAATCAATGATGATCCTTTAGTTTCCTGTGATTTTAATCATAATCCTGCATCAGCTATTTTTGACACTACTCAAACTAAAGTATTTGGTAAACTAGTTAAAATTGTAGCCTGGTATGACAATGAATGGGGCTTTTCTAATCGTATGCTTGATACAGCTCAGCAAATGATGAGTTGCTAG
- a CDS encoding AIR synthase related protein, which produces MQDAPDCFDFSQLSLEEIAHLLQRFSLRLTPEEALTIQNTLLKRPPTYAECVLWSIQGSEHCSYKSSRKHLNQFNTKAPHVILGPKEDAGIVAVATDKLNRRYGIVVSHESHNHPSQLVPFEGAATGVGGNVRDVCCMGAEVIAVADSLRFGDINRPKTKWIHQGVVQGIAGYANPLGIPNLGGDTYYDEAYNENCLVTVVTLGVVREDHIIHSYAPPNAEDYQFILVGKPTDNSGFGGAAFASATLSEEQQEQNKGAVQEPNAFLQRHILKANYAMFEFLREKKSH; this is translated from the coding sequence ATGCAAGATGCCCCGGATTGTTTTGATTTTTCTCAGCTGTCCTTGGAGGAAATAGCTCATTTACTCCAACGTTTTAGCTTGCGCCTCACTCCCGAAGAAGCCCTCACCATTCAAAATACCTTACTAAAAAGACCACCAACCTACGCTGAATGTGTCTTATGGTCAATTCAGGGTTCGGAACATTGTTCCTATAAGAGCAGTCGCAAACACCTTAACCAATTTAATACGAAAGCACCCCACGTCATCCTAGGCCCCAAAGAGGACGCCGGGATTGTGGCAGTAGCTACAGATAAACTAAATAGACGCTATGGTATTGTAGTCAGTCATGAATCACACAATCATCCCTCACAACTTGTACCCTTCGAAGGGGCGGCAACAGGAGTGGGTGGAAATGTGCGTGACGTTTGCTGCATGGGCGCTGAAGTCATTGCCGTTGCCGACAGTTTGCGCTTTGGAGATATTAACCGTCCCAAAACAAAATGGATCCATCAGGGCGTAGTGCAAGGAATTGCGGGCTATGCCAATCCCCTTGGCATTCCCAATCTCGGTGGTGATACATATTATGACGAAGCGTATAATGAAAATTGTCTCGTTACTGTAGTGACCTTGGGTGTAGTCAGAGAAGATCACATTATCCACTCCTATGCACCCCCTAATGCAGAAGATTACCAATTTATATTAGTCGGTAAACCCACAGATAACAGTGGTTTTGGCGGTGCGGCTTTTGCTTCAGCCACTTTGAGTGAAGAGCAACAAGAACAAAATAAAGGCGCCGTACAAGAGCCCAATGCGTTTTTACAAAGACATATTCTTAAAGCCAATTATGCGATGTTTGAATTCCTGCGCGAAAAAAAATCTCATTGA